A single window of Salvia splendens isolate huo1 chromosome 8, SspV2, whole genome shotgun sequence DNA harbors:
- the LOC121743541 gene encoding pyridoxal 5'-phosphate synthase-like subunit PDX1.2, with protein sequence MADDHAVTLYSSATITDAKKNPFSLKVGMAQMLRGGAVVEVTSLDQAKTAESAGACCVVVSDPPPPRAGISRMADPSLIKEIKQALSIPVMAKARVGHFVEAQVLEQIGVDYIDESEELGIADESHFINKHNFGVTFVCGCRDLGEALRRVREGSAMIRTQGEIRGSGNVAETVRSVRKVMGEIRVLNNMDEDEVFAFAKRIGAPYDIVVQAKQMGRLPVVHFAAGGITTPADAALMMQLGCDGVFLGQEVFDCDDPYKRVRSIVQAVRNYNDPMELAQASSGLDHAMTGLNLDGNRVEFGSGDAY encoded by the coding sequence ATGGCCGATGATCATGCCGTCACGCTCTACAGCAGCGCCACCATCACCGACGCCAAGAAGAACCCCTTCTCCCTCAAAGTCGGCATGGCGCAGATGCTCCGCGGCGGCGCCGTCGTCGAGGTCACCTCCCTCGATCAGGCCAAGACCGCTGAGTCCGCCGGCGCCTGCTGCGTCGTCGTCTCCGATCCTCCCCCGCCGCGCGCCGGGATCTCCCGCATGGCCGACCCCTCTCTGATCAAGGAAATCAAGCAGGCGCTGTCGATTCCCGTGATGGCGAAGGCGCGCGTCGGCCATTTCGTCGAGGCGCAGGTCCTGGAGCAGATTGGGGTCGATTACATCGACGAGAGCGAGGAATTGGGGATCGCCGACGAGAGCCACTTCATCAATAAGCACAATTTCGGCGTCACGTTTGTCTGCGGCTgccgcgatttgggggaggcgCTGCGCCGGGTGAGGGAGGGCTCCGCCATGATTCGGACGCAGGGGGAAATTAGGGGCTCCGGCAATGTGGCGGAGACGGTGCGGAGTGTGAGGAAAGTAATGGgggaaattagggttttgaataACATGGATGAAGATGAGGTGTTTGCCTTTGCCAAGCGAATTGGGGCGCCGTACGATATCGTGGTGCAGGCGAAGCAAATGGGGCGGCTTCCGGTGGTGCATTTTGCTGCCGGGGGGATCACGACACCGGCTGATGCTGCATTGATGATGCAATTAGGGTGTGATGGGGTGTTCTTGGGGCAGGAGGTTTTCGACTGTGATGATCCCTACAAGAGGGTTAGATCCATTGTGCAGGCAGTTAGGAATTACAATGACCCGATGGAGCTGGCGCAGGCGAGCAGCGGTTTGGACCACGCGATGACAGGGTTGAATCTCGATGGGAATAGGGTCGAGTTTGGGTCTGGAGATGCTTACTGA
- the LOC121743696 gene encoding kinesin-like protein KIN-13B, which yields MNAVGRQRSGAAEAAHHQRQYSDQFMEASSNGRWLQSAGLQHLQSSNNVAPPVQDFGYYTGGGQGSRMFGSLQTQRMYSGGDLFAEPLTPPGHSRRKNGDEPNESSPGLLDLHSFDTELLPEMSVPSLYDAPPINNISRGRSFDDSDPYLGINKQTGKARGLPDTNVLKSITADNVKANNVAKIKVVVRKRPLNKRELAKNDEDIIETSSNCLVVHETKLKVDLTEYQEKHEFVFDAVLNEEVSNDEVYRETVEPIIPIIFQRTKATCFAYGQTGSGKTYTMKPLPLRAVRDILRLIHHTYRNQGFQLFFSFFEIYGGKLFDLLSDRKKLCMREDGKQQVCIVGLQEYRVVDVETVKELIERGNATRSTGTTGANEESSRSHAILQLSVKRSVDGSESKPARLVGKLSFIDLAGSERGADTTDNDKQTRMEGAEINKSLLALKECIRALDNDQGHIPFRGSKLTEVLRDSFVGNSRTVMISCISPNSGSCEHTLNTLRYADRVKSLSRGNAKKDVMSSTTNLKESIAQPLSSVLPPATTFEDDTGDSWPEQIDREDYDEDFYEQEKSSWKKNSRVELHSHPIPEDKMKIDNIQSKWKEPPKSEIKYSNSDDDLTALLKEEEDLVHAHRKQVEETMEIVREEMNLLVEADQPGNRLDDYISRLNSILSQKAAGILQLQNRLAHFQKCLKEHNILVSSGY from the exons ATGAATGCGGTGGGAAGGCAGAGATCCGGTGCCGCGGAGGCGGCGCACCATCAACGGCAATACTCCGACCAATTCATGGAAGCTTCATCAAATGGCCGATGGTTGCAATCAGCTGGCCTGCAGCATCTACAGTCATCGAACAATGTGGCTCCTCCAGTTCAG GATTTTGGATATTACACTGGAGGCGGTCAGGGTTCTAGAATGTTCGGGAGTTTGCAGACTCAGAGGATGTACAGTGGAGGCGATTTGTTTGCAGAGCCGTTGACGCCGCCGGGACATTCACGGCGGAAGAACGGCGATGAGCCAAATGAGAGTAGCCCGGGGCTGTTAGATCTGCATTCGTTCGATACTGAGCTACTTCCGGAG ATGTCAGTTCCCTCTCTGTATGATGCCCCTCcaataaataatatttcaaGAGGAAGAAGTTTTGATGATTCCGACCCATACTTGGGTATCAATAAACAAACTGGCAAAGCACGTGGCTTACCTGATACTAACGTTCTAAAAAGCATCACTGCGGACAATGTGAAGGCTAACAACGTTGCAAAGATTAAAGTAGTG GTAAGGAAAAGACCGCTAAATAAAAGGGAACTGGCTAAGAATGATGAAGATATCATAGAAACCTCTTCAAACTGCCTTGTTGTCCATGAGACAAAACTCAAG GTTGACTTGACAGAATATCAGGAGAAACATGAATTTGTTTTTGATGCTGTACTAAATGAAGAAGTGTCAAATGATGAG GTATATCGTGAAACCGTAGAACCTATCATTCCCATAATTTTCCAACGTACAAAAGCAACTTGCTTCGCTTATGGGCAAACAG GAAGTGGCAAAACATATACCATGAAACCACTGCCCCTCAGAGCAGTGAGAGATATCTTGAGGCTCATTCATCACACCTACAGGAACCAAGGGTTTCAATTGTTTTTCAGCTTCTTTGAGATATATGGAGGAAAACTCTTTGATCTGCTCAGTGATAGAAA GAAACTTTGTATGAGAGAGGATGGGAAGCAGCAAGTTTGTATTGTGGGCTTGCAAGAGTATCGAGTAGTGGATGTGGAAACAGTTAAGGAGCTCATTGAGAGAGGAAATGCGACAAGAAGTACTGGAACCACAGGCGCAAATGAAGAATCATCTCGGTCACATGCTATTCTTCAACTTTCTGTTAAGAGGTCTGTGGATGGAAGTGAATCTAAACCTGCACGACTTGTCGGTAAACTCTCCTTCATAGACCTTGCTGGAAGTGAACGTGGGGCAGATACGACAGACAATGACAAGCAAACAAG AATGGAAGGGGCTGAGATCAACAAAAGTTTGCTTGCACTGAAGGAATGCATTAGAGCACTTGACAATGACCAAGGGCACATTCCGTTTAGAGGCAGTAAATTAACCGAAGTTTTACGAGATTCCTTCGTTGGGAATTCTCGCACTGTTATGATATCATGTATTTCACCAAACTCAGGATCGTGTGAGCATACCTTGAACACTTTAAGATACGCTGATAG GGTAAAGAGCCTTTCAAGAGGCAACGCCAAAAAAGATGTGATGTCCTCGACCACAAACCTGAAAGAGTCAATTGCACAACCTTTGTCGTCCGTCCTTCCACCTGCTACGACTTTTGAGGATGATACAGGCGATTCATGGCCCGAACAAATTGACAGGGAAGACTATGACGAGGATTTCTATGAGCAAGAGAAATCATCTTGGAAGAAAAATTCAAGAGTTGAACTGCACAGCCACCCGATTCCTGAAGACAAAATGAAGATAGACAATATCCAATCCAAGTGGAAGGAGCCTCCTAAAtcagaaataaaatattcaaattcagATGATGATTTGACTGCTTTATTGAAG GAAGAGGAAGATCTAGTCCATGCCCACAGAAAGCAGGTGGAGGAGACTATGGAGATTGTTAGAGAG GAGATGAATCTGTTGGTCGAGGCTGATCAACCTGGAAACCGGCTAGATGATTACATCTCAAGATTGAACTCGATCCTATCTCAGAAGGCTGCTGGCATCCTCCAGTTACAAAACCGCTTGGCTCATTTCCAGAAATGCTTGAAGGAGCACAACATCCTTGTTTCTTCTGGCTACTAG
- the LOC121743543 gene encoding protein THYLAKOID ASSEMBLY 8, chloroplastic-like: MAAYANSNLTLFSASSSADGAATIRRVATVRCGPRDNRGPLLKGRILSTEAIQAIQALKRAYRSDPESLPTHALRRLIKSDLTAALKELLRQDQCTIAAVVFSVIQSEYGADLNAYAEMVVALARKGMAAEIDALVYRMEEEAPAGIVRGESRGLLRMVKALISAERKESTVRIYEMMKKSGMGSTWEVDEYLGRVLSKGLRRFGEGKLADEVDSELVRLYKAIFIKS, encoded by the coding sequence ATGGCCGCCTACGCAAACTCAAACCTCACTCTCTTCTCCGCCTCATCCTCCGCCGACGGCGCCGCCACCATCCGCCGCGTCGCCACCGTGCGCTGCGGTCCGCGCGACAACCGCGGCCCGCTCCTCAAAGGTCGAATCCTCAGCACCGAAGCCATCCAAGCAATCCAAGCCCTAAAGCGCGCGTACCGATCCGATCCGGAGAGCCTCCCCACGCACGCGCTCCGCCGCCTCATCAAATCCGACCTCACCGCCGCGCTAAAGGAGCTGCTCCGCCAGGACCAGTGCACCATCGCCGCCGTGGTGTTCTCCGTCATCCAGTCCGAGTACGGCGCCGACCTCAACGCGTACGCCGAGATGGTGGTGGCGCTGGCGCGGAAGGGAATGGCGGCAGAGATCGACGCGCTGGTCTATCggatggaggaggaggcgccggCGGGAATCGTGCGCGGCGAGAGCAGGGGGCTGCTGAGAATGGTCAAGGCATTGATCAGCGCGGAGAGGAAGGAATCGACGGTCAGGATTTAcgagatgatgaagaagagTGGGATGGGGTCCACGTGGGAGGTGGATGAGTATTTGGGGAGGGTTTTGAGCAAAGGGCTGAGGAGATTTGGGGAGGGAAAATTGGCCGATGAAGTTGATTCAGAATTAGTGAGGTTGTACAAGGCCATTTTTATCAAATCATGA
- the LOC121743350 gene encoding uncharacterized protein LOC121743350 has product MKTAHEGTVSTRRPPHAAENGSGDEEFADESKTRKHMSIAIRITSYLTRTGYLLPILVSAFVVVIIYTLVSRSFDFVPASSSSGISRLFFPVDAVESDFGALGVPWCRSKHGKTVEWTPKDLLLGLEEFVPIYETRPIKNNMYGMGFDHSFGLWFITRWLKPDLMIESGAFKGHSTWVLRQAMPDTPILSITPRHPEKYLKKGPAYVDGNCTYFAGKDFVDFGSMDWERVLGKHGIQDPTRVLVFFDDHQNELKRLKQAVKAGFKHLVFEDNYDTGTGDHYSLRQICDQPYIRGGGHSCFRDSDEARIRYRRRKFWEKAVDTDELCGPGEAWWGVRGYMRDDFNHSNKAITYDEHFQNSRFVESVLDVYWEVPPVAGPSLTHQTRYEPARAPSPIVKDGRFSLFQRLGLTQFEPSVFNGYTQMVYVQVSELET; this is encoded by the exons ATGAAGACAGCGCACGAAGGAACGGTCTCCACTCGGCGTCCGCCTCACGCCGCGGAGAACGGCAGCGGAGACGAAGAATTCGCCGATGAGTCTAAGACCCGCAAACACATGTCCATCGCAATTCGGATCACAAGTTACTTGACTCGAACGGGCTACCTCTTGCCCATTCTGGTCTCGGCTTTCGTAGTCGTCATTATCTATACTCTAGTTTCCCGCTCCTTCGATTTTGTTCCTGCGTCCTCCTCCTCCGGCATCTCCCGGCTGTTCTTCCCGGTCGATGCAGTCGAATCGGATTTCGGAGCGCTCGGCGTTCCTTGGT GCAGATCAAAACATGGAAAAACTGTGGAGTGGACACCAAAGGATTTGCTCCTTGGACTTGAGGAATTTGTGCCGATCTACGAGACCCGGCCCATCAAGAACAACATGTATGGCATGGGTTTTGATCACAGTTTTGGACTTTGGTTTATCACAAGATGGCTGAAACCAGATTTGATGATTGAGAGTGGCGCCTTTAAGGGGCATTCGACATGGGTTTTGAGGCAAGCCATGCCTGATACACCCATTTTGTCTATTACACCTCGGCATCCAGAGAAGTACCTGAAGAAGGGGCCTGCTTATGTTGATGGAAACTGCACTTACTTTGCTGGGAAAGACTTTGTCGACTTTGGGAGCATGGACTGGGAACGAGTGTTGGGGAAGCATGGGATTCAAGATCCTACACGTGTCCTTGTGTTCTTTGATGACCATCAAAATGAACTTAAGAG ATTAAAGCAGGCAGTGAAAGCCGGCTTCAAACATCTAGTTTTCGAGGACAACTATGACACTGGAACCGGAGATCATTATTCCTTAAGGCAAATATGTGATCAACCGTACATTAGAG GTGGTGGGCATAGCTGCTTCAGAGATAGTGATGAAGCCAGGATAAGGTATAGAAGGAGGAAATTCTGGGAGAAAGCTGTTGATACTGACGAGTTGTGTGGACCGGGAGAAGCATGGTGGGGTGTGAGAGGCTACATGCGCGACGACTTTAACCACAGCAACAAGGCAATCACCTACGATGAGCATTTCCAGAATAGTAGATTTGTGGAGTCAGTGTTGGATGTCTACTGGGAGGTGCCCCCAGTTGCTGGCCCTTCACTTACTCATCAGACAAGATACGAACCCGCACGAGCGCCTAGCCCTATTGTCAAAGATGGTCGATTTAGCTTATTTCAACGGCTGGGCTTAACACAATTCGAGCCCTCAGTGTTCAACGGGTACACTCAAATGGTGTATGTTCAGGTATCTGAACTGGAAACATAA
- the LOC121743315 gene encoding protein JINGUBANG-like, producing MSPETPWTRSPLPSPPLLYHCLASLHRSEGPIFSLTATPDFIFTGSSSSRIHAWKHPDCTQTVCLKASTGQARAILASGTLLFSTHSDFRIRLWDLSLMRHFRPKKLATIPRRPSLFSYRTNRKSHHQSIISCLAYNAAEKLIYTGSHDRTVKVWSVSERRCVESLTAHEGQVNAVVVNESDGCVFTCSSDGTVKIWRSVSRETPHILTMTLKFQPSPVNALALSRCGDDCFLYSGSSDGLINFWEKERISGRYNHAGFLQGHHFSVLCLVAVEELVLSGSEDATIRIWKRDEGNSFHSCVAVIDGHHGPVRCLAAAMESDEIVRGLLVYSASLDQTMKVWRVKVYPWEKGEDGENACKISPVLSPSWVERKIQATDY from the exons ATGAGCCCCGAAACCCCCTGGACCCGCTCCCCTctcccctcccctcccctcctCTACCACTGCCTCGCCTCCCTCCACCGCAGCGAGGGCCCCATCTTCTCCCTCACCGCCACCCCCGACTTCATCTTCACCGGCTCCTCCAGCTCCCGCATCCACGCCTGGAAGCACCCCGACTGCACACAAACTGTTTGCTTAAAAGCCTCAACGGGCCAAGCCCGCGCAATCCTCGCCTCCGGCACCCTCCTCTTCTCCACCCACTCCGACTTCCGCATCCGCCTCTGGGACCTCTCCCTCATGCGCCACTTCCGCCCTA AGAAGCTCGCCACCATCCCGCGCCGCCCCTCCCTCTTCTCCTACCGCACCAACCGCAAGAGCCACCACCAGAGCATTATCTCCTGCCTCGCCTACAACGCCGCGGAGAAGCTCATCTACACGGGCTCCCACGACCGCACCGTGAAGGTGTGGAGCGTCTCAGAGAGACGCTGCGTGGAGTCCCTGACCGCCCACGAGGGGCAGGTGAACGCGGTCGTCGTCAACGAAAGCGACGGCTGCGTGTTCACCTGCTCCTCAGACGGGACGGTCAAAATATGGAGGAGCGTCTCGAGAGAGACTCCTCACATCCTCACCATGACTCTCAAGTTCCAGCCGTCGCCTGTCAATGCGCTCGCACTGAGCAGGTGCGGCGACGACTGCTTCCTCTACTCAGGGTCGTCGGACGGGCTGATAAACTTCTGGGAGAAGGAGAGGATCTCGGGGCGGTACAACCACGCGGGGTTCCTGCAGGGGCACCATTTCTCGGTGCTGTGTTTGGTGGCAGTAGAAGAATTGGTCCTCAGCGGCTCGGAGGATGCGACGATAAGGATATGGAAGAGGGACGAGGGGAATTCGTTCCATTCCTGCGTGGCGGTGATTGACGGCCATCATGGTCCGGTGAGGTGTCTGGCGGCGGCGATGGAGAGTGATGAGATTGTGAGGGGGCTGCTGGTTTACAGTGCTAGTTTGGATCAGACGATGAAGGTGTGGAGAGTGAAGGTTTATCCGTGGGAGAAAGGGGAGGATGGGGAGAATGCCTGCAAGATTAGCCCTGTTTTGTCGCCTTCGTGGGTGGAGAGGAAGATTCAAGCCACTGATTACTAA